The genomic interval gaatactgaataatttttctctttttcatcgGGATCATTGATCAAAGTTCCCTATAAATTTTCGAAAAGCTTTCTGATCCGAGCTGACATTAGGCCTCCTTCACTATATCTGACAAGTAAAATTCCGTGGTATGCAGGAAACCCCTGACGTGACACCACATTGCGCAATAACACTAATGTAACGaatagtttagttgtttttGATACTTTGTGACCTGATGTCTAAGatttcgaaatttcactttgaggATGTATGGACGGTCACGATTTTTTGGTGGAACTTCTTGGGTGACGACGGaaaataatcatattttataacatatatgaaaaaaataaatccccCTCATGGTAATCAGATACCACTCAATAGGTTTCGAAATTAGGAAGATCATTTTTAAGTACCGCCGGCAGACGTCACCGATAGGTCGTGACCCAGTGAAGAGAACATAAAATGCGAAAAATAAgacgcgtgaaaacaaaagtatttctaAAGCTTATACAAAACTTTTTACTCCTGGAGAAAGAAGCTCAttagctgttgtttggtcttgtcacgccACGCTTTCTCTTGGTGGTGGACAGAGATGCGTTGCATGACAAGAAAACCAACAGCTAACGGCTGGGCTGCAATGAATACTATGCGTGACGACGTTTCACGTTTCACAAACTGGCTAACATCGAGCAGATGGCAGAACAATGCTTTGAATTTGACTCTAGGTAGGGATCGgtaacaaaattctccttacaataacaaaacGCTCCAGAGAAGCTTAGAACTCTTCTTGTTTACGTGTAGCTAACTTCGAGGTTATGACGTAAAAGCGTTAGACACGCGCGTGCGAGAGCCGGTCGCGAAAAGACATCCTCGTTCCCAGGGCCTCTCTCTTTCTCCCTCGAGAAGTGATGTGTCGATCATTTCTAAGCTTCAATATCCCCCTTGAAACCCTCGGGCAtctgaacttttgaagattgatTTGACCTCCGAGAAAACATTGTGTTTAAATGCCCacccaatttttttcaaaaggcaaaatcagcgaCTGGAACATTTACACACTGACCAATCTTTAAAACCTGGATCTTTTAGACCCTTTTTTTGAGCCGATCCTTCGCGAAAGTTAATTTTTACACCTCCATATTTATAGATAGAACTCTTGTATTCTCCACCTTAGCCAGGCTAAGGCTGCCCGGGGAGGGGAGTTGGGGGGATCTTGAACGGCTACTAATTAATGAGTGCAAAACTTTCGCGAAggaggaagagagaggaccTTGGGAAAGAGGTTGGCTTGAGAATTCACTGAGTGCGTATGAATATTTATATATCGCtcatcaaaaataaaatcaagccGTTGTATTTCTTTCACTGAGCGAGTCACGCGACAATCAAACGCGCTTTATGGTGATAAACGATGAAGAAGACACTTGACCAAAACAGGTCTCTTAATTGATGTATTTCTGAAAAGGCCGAAATAACAACGATATAGCAATTATCTGTAAAGAAGGATAAAATATCATGAATCAGTGAAGAACAGCGAAAAAAAAGAGGCTCTGCACTTTGTCCATTGGTAACCACACAATGTCAATTCCGCGGAAAGCTCAGAGAGGCTCCCTTGTTTGCAGTATACTTGCTGGCGTAGCTATTACCTCTAGTATACAGATCCGTGCGTtatataaattgaaaaaaaaaagcttctaaGCTTTCCTTCGATGACAAATGCTGCGATCAGAGAAGGACGCCGGCCAAGACGAATTACATGGTATTCAATTTTTAGCGCGAAGGtattctctgtttccttttACAAGATCAACGTTAacagtgaaaaataattaactcCGCAGTTCTGATAGTtttagagtattttttttctcgttttacTATAACGATCACAATTTCAACAAATGTAGTTGGTAGATGAACTACACTAGTTTTTACTAATATATCTGAAAAGGTGTCATTGGACATTTGGTTTGCAGAATTGAAAACAGTAATCTTACCATCCTACTATCCAAAGCTAGTGATTTCCAACAATAATTGTAGGAAACTGTTTCTGGAGCTTGTCAGTTTGTATTTCTCAAAGATTGTAATGCTTCAGCGTTTAAAGATTGTAATTATAAGCCCTTTTTCTGATgaatacattttgtttttctcggaaattgaaatggttataaTTACTTGGTAAGAGGTTTTCGCGTCGACAATTTtgatctgtaatcatactcgcgATTGACAAATCGAACTTCCACTTCGCAGTCATCcgatttctttaatttctcgTATGTTTGCATTCAATGAGTAAGTACAACCATGAAGGCCTTGCAAAAAATACCAAAGTGAACTTATCATGAAATTTCTTATTCTCGCACGCTTAATGCAAGTAACTGGCAATTGAAATTGGGATTCTTTTCAGTCAATATTGAATATGTAATATGGTTTCCAAACAgggttgaaaattaaaagaatgacACGTCAAGGAAGACATGGCTTCCTCAGTTTACACCAAAGAGCAACTAAACTACTTCAGAATTTGTCATTTTGTCGCTAATATCCTGCCACATGGGCTGCGATCCATTTTTAAACAAGAGTGGGACAGTCGTTACCAGGCAACGTTGGGAGAATGGAAAGATACACCTCAAAATGGAATGGACTTCTACAACAGGGAGTCTCCCCGGAGCCGAACGCGGAATGTTCGTCTGCTGGAAACGATAAGAAACGGAAATAGGGCACAGTGGGATTGTACTTCACTCTTTTTTGCAATACTATACTCCGATTCTATCGGCCACGGACTCGGTACAGCAGTTCGCTCGAATGTCGATGATCTCAGAGAATTTCGCAATGAAGAGTTCGCTCACATGCCACAGGGTCAGCTGTCAGATCTACAGTTCAAACTTGCTGTTCATAAAGTGAAGATCGCATTTCAGTGTCTTGGTCTCATAACCAATGATATTCAAAATGTCTGCAAGCAGAAAAGTTTTCCGACAGAGGAACTTCAAAGTGTTTTAGAAAAGAATCAAGTCCTTGAAGAACAGCACCATATCCTTGAGGAACAGTTACATAGTGATGTTTCTTCATTCTGCATTCTTCCGCCCAAACCATCACACGAAATCGCACCTCGCGAGAGCGAGGTTGGCAAAATAACAAAACGACTTGAACGGCTGAGAGAAGCAAATGAAGATGGTTTGAGTTACTTATATATTTCGGGTAACCCTGGAAGTGGCAAATCTCAACTAGCCGGTCTAGTAGCTCAACACTTTTACGAAACAGCTAACGAAGACCTCAAAACCCCCACGTTCGTAATGACTCTTAACGCTGAAAGTTCAAAAACGCTCCTGGAATCGTACGCTTCTTTGGGAAGACAAATCAAGTGCCCTGAATACACTATCATGCAAACCCTAAACTCAACAGATATGCAGTTTGAAGAACAAATCAACAATCTAAAGGATTTGATAGCAACCAAAATTCCTCTTTACGGATCGTGGCTCTTGGTGGTCGACAATGTTAGCAGTTTATGTGATGTACATGATTTTCTCCCTCGGCCTGGAAACTACCTGTGGACGAAAGGCCAGTTGCTTATCACAACACAGAACTCTTTATTCATCCCCTCTGAAAGCTCGTTTGTCTCTCACATTTCAGTGAGCGAAGGCATGGTGCCCACAGATGCCCGTTGCTTTTTAGCAAAGGTCTCTGGTATTAGACAACAAGGAATGGAGGATAAAATCGCTAAGGCATTAGATTACCAACCCCTCGCGCTGGCTAGTGCAGGCGTTTACATGAAAAAGGTTCGTGAAAGTAAAGTTGCCAGAAGCTTTGGATGGGAAGAGTACTTAGAAAAGCTAGAGAGAGGTATGCGAGCCTTTACTGAAAAGGAACTAACAAAAACCAACCCAAGCTACAGGAAGTTCATGACTGTCGCAATCAAGCTGGCTATTGAACGAGCGATAAACAATGACAGTGTTGTTAAAAGCGCGTTTACACTCCTTTCCCTGTGTTCTTTACAATCTTTGCATTTAGACATCCTTATGAACTACATTTTGAATGATCAAAATCCGCATTTGGATAAAGAAGAAATTGCTCTTCAGATCCAAGGCTACTCTCTTCTTCTCTTCGATGAGAGAGAAAGTGGAATTTTTGTTAGTGTGCATCAAGTTGTGCATGAAGCCAGTAAATCTGTAATCAACGAGTGTCAGGAGCTTGATGAACACGTTCGAAGTGTTGCATACGCTGCAATGTCCTTCAACCAATTCATAGACATTCATCTACCACACACTTGGAACAACGAATACTCTATTCGTGATAGTGAGCATCTCATTCCACACTTGAATACGTTTGCTGCAGAAGTTGAAAAGGTCTTCCTTCACGAGGATAAATATCAAATTACCGAGAAACACGTTTTTAACTACTTCAaattttcagaatatttcaGAAGGCTTGCAATAATTTGCAGAAATCACCGCGAATTTTCAGGAGCAAAAGTTTACTGTGAAACAGCTTTGAAACTGGTTGAAACGGATAAGAAGATAAGGAGTTGTGAATATCCTGGAGACGTTGAGTTAAAAGAACTTGGACCCACGGATAATGCCCTTGTGAATACTTACAATTTACTGGGTTTGGTTCAGCGCGAGTTGGGTGACTTGCAAATTTCCAAGGAGAATCATGAACGTGCTCTAGACATTCAGCTAAAAAATCTTGGACCCCAGCACGTTGATGTGGCAATTTCATACCATCATCTAGGTAATGTACAGTACGACTCGGGTAACCTGAAAGAGGCCATGCAGTATTATGAACGTGCTTTGGAAGTGCAAG from Pocillopora verrucosa isolate sample1 chromosome 14, ASM3666991v2, whole genome shotgun sequence carries:
- the LOC131800045 gene encoding uncharacterized protein, which produces MASSVYTKEQLNYFRICHFVANILPHGLRSIFKQEWDSRYQATLGEWKDTPQNGMDFYNRESPRSRTRNVRLLETIRNGNRAQWDCTSLFFAILYSDSIGHGLGTAVRSNVDDLREFRNEEFAHMPQGQLSDLQFKLAVHKVKIAFQCLGLITNDIQNVCKQKSFPTEELQSVLEKNQVLEEQHHILEEQLHSDVSSFCILPPKPSHEIAPRESEVGKITKRLERLREANEDGLSYLYISGNPGSGKSQLAGLVAQHFYETANEDLKTPTFVMTLNAESSKTLLESYASLGRQIKCPEYTIMQTLNSTDMQFEEQINNLKDLIATKIPLYGSWLLVVDNVSSLCDVHDFLPRPGNYLWTKGQLLITTQNSLFIPSESSFVSHISVSEGMVPTDARCFLAKVSGIRQQGMEDKIAKALDYQPLALASAGVYMKKVRESKVARSFGWEEYLEKLERGMRAFTEKELTKTNPSYRKFMTVAIKLAIERAINNDSVVKSAFTLLSLCSLQSLHLDILMNYILNDQNPHLDKEEIALQIQGYSLLLFDERESGIFVSVHQVVHEASKSVINECQELDEHVRSVAYAAMSFNQFIDIHLPHTWNNEYSIRDSEHLIPHLNTFAAEVEKVFLHEDKYQITEKHVFNYFKFSEYFRRLAIICRNHREFSGAKVYCETALKLVETDKKIRSCEYPGDVELKELGPTDNALVNTYNLLGLVQRELGDLQISKENHERALDIQLKNLGPQHVDVAISYHHLGNVQYDSGNLKEAMQYYERALEVQVKNLGHDHIYVAFSLVTMSVVESKLENLQQAKDHIERALDIRLKRLGPEHVHVADTYYHLGIVQRKLGDLQKSKECYQRALDIRLKKLGPEHVDVARNYFKLGNVERELCNLQKAKEHLECALDIQLKKLGPEHLEVVDTYHNLGMVHLKWNNLGQAKEYHEQALAIHLKNLEPEHVDLANSYHHLGNVQLALYNMQRAKELYERA